A stretch of the Massilia sp. WG5 genome encodes the following:
- a CDS encoding ATP-binding cassette domain-containing protein — MPHAVIGPNGAGKTTFISQLIGELHPDEGTILFDGADITRLPVHRRALAGMARSYQITSILPDLTVLQNVMLAVQARRGHSFRFWARAALDQDLIAPARAALELVGLGGELDTLARNLAMAPAASWNWPWCWR; from the coding sequence ATGCCCCATGCGGTCATCGGCCCCAACGGCGCCGGCAAGACGACCTTCATCAGCCAGCTGATCGGTGAACTGCACCCCGACGAAGGGACGATCCTGTTCGACGGTGCCGATATCACCCGCTTGCCGGTGCACCGGCGCGCGCTGGCAGGAATGGCCCGTTCGTACCAGATCACGTCGATCCTGCCGGACCTGACGGTGCTGCAGAACGTCATGCTCGCCGTTCAGGCACGACGCGGACACAGCTTCCGTTTCTGGGCCCGGGCGGCGCTCGACCAGGACCTGATCGCGCCGGCGCGTGCGGCGCTCGAGCTGGTCGGTCTGGGCGGAGAACTCGACACACTCGCGCGCAACCTGGCCATGGCGCCTGCCGCCAGCTGGAACTGGCCGTGGTGCTGGCGATGA